In Raphanus sativus cultivar WK10039 unplaced genomic scaffold, ASM80110v3 Scaffold3422, whole genome shotgun sequence, the sequence gtatttataaagatttagcACATGAACAAATAGTTTGATACATTCTTCCTTTCGTTATCCGCACAAGGTGGTCGGCGATAGCGAGACATTTGCCAAAAAGGACAGACAACGAGGTCAAGAACTATTGGAACACGCATCTCAAAAAACGTTTGCTCGATCAGGGCATCGATCCCTTGACCCACAAGCCACTTGCTTCTAACCCTAATCCGGCCACGCCTACGACATCTGAAGGCCAAGATGACTCAAATCCGAACCTGGATGAGCAGTCACAATCTGGTTCGATGTCTCCAAAGTCTCTTCCTATTTCATCAAGCTCTTGCAGTCTACAAAAGATAAGCAACAGTGATGAGACGCCGAGAAACAACGGTTCCTTGAGCTCCAATAAATGTCGTTTCAAGAAATCGAGTTCCACATCAAAACTGTTAAACAAAGTTGCAACTAAGGCGTCTTCCATTGGCAATATGGTATCAGCTTCCATGGAAGGATCCTTAATTCGCTCAACAACATTTTCTCCATGTCTCAATGATGTCTTCTCCGAAACTAGTCAATTTCAAATGGACGAATTTGCACCATTCTCTCACTCAT encodes:
- the LOC108815009 gene encoding transcription factor MYB29 codes for the protein MSRKPCCVGEGLKKGAWTTEEDKKLISYIHEHGEGGWRDIPQKAGLKRCGKSCRLRWANYLKPDIKRGEFSYEEEQIIIMLHASRGNKWSAIARHLPKRTDNEVKNYWNTHLKKRLLDQGIDPLTHKPLASNPNPATPTTSEGQDDSNPNLDEQSQSGSMSPKSLPISSSSCSLQKISNSDETPRNNGSLSSNKCRFKKSSSTSKLLNKVATKASSIGNMVSASMEGSLIRSTTFSPCLNDVFSETSQFQMDEFAPFSHSSDQHITDHMNEDINMDFDLSNSEFSFSQFIEQFSNIEAEEANAIGGYNQDLLLSDVSSTSVDEDNMMQNITGWSNYL